In Mariluticola halotolerans, one DNA window encodes the following:
- the cpaB gene encoding Flp pilus assembly protein CpaB: MGRARILLLVVAIVAGGLAAFLATRGGAPASDPVTVTEIQQEAKEQVLVASQPIGVGERLDARLLQWQDWPAGAVRPEYVTRKAAPDATSELDGAVARFEIFAGEPIREAKLARVDQGYLSAVIEPGMRAVSMDVTATSGAGGFITPNDRVDVVLTRATPNGTQSETVLRNIKVLAIGVRLGEMGRSGGSDGADEDPQSKTFQKPTIATLEVNPRQSETVINASQIGKLSLVLRSVADFAEVISPGASGSNSAIRMIRFGKEKSVLSSSDDAAPKAMPAAYSGDGSEDDAVFLSGADDEDAANVPVPQ; the protein is encoded by the coding sequence ATGGGACGGGCGCGTATTCTGCTTCTGGTTGTTGCGATTGTTGCGGGGGGACTCGCGGCATTTCTCGCCACGCGTGGTGGTGCGCCGGCATCCGATCCGGTGACGGTGACGGAAATCCAGCAGGAAGCCAAGGAGCAGGTGCTTGTCGCCAGCCAGCCCATCGGGGTTGGTGAGCGTCTCGATGCCAGACTTTTGCAATGGCAGGATTGGCCCGCTGGCGCCGTGCGGCCCGAATATGTCACCCGCAAGGCCGCGCCTGACGCGACCAGTGAGCTGGATGGTGCAGTCGCCCGTTTCGAAATTTTCGCCGGTGAACCCATTCGCGAGGCCAAGCTGGCGCGTGTGGATCAGGGCTATCTCTCCGCCGTCATCGAGCCGGGCATGCGCGCGGTCTCCATGGATGTGACTGCCACTTCCGGTGCAGGCGGGTTCATCACACCCAATGACCGGGTTGATGTGGTGCTGACCCGCGCCACACCCAATGGCACGCAGTCCGAGACGGTGCTGCGCAATATCAAAGTGCTCGCCATTGGCGTGCGTCTGGGTGAAATGGGCCGCTCCGGCGGCAGCGACGGCGCTGATGAAGACCCGCAGTCGAAAACCTTCCAAAAGCCGACAATCGCAACCCTTGAGGTCAACCCACGCCAGTCCGAAACCGTCATCAACGCTTCCCAGATCGGTAAGCTGAGCCTGGTATTGCGCTCTGTTGCGGACTTTGCCGAGGTCATCTCGCCGGGGGCATCGGGCAGCAATTCCGCCATTCGCATGATCCGTTTCGGCAAGGAAAAAAGTGTTCTCTCCAGTTCTGATGACGCAGCTCCCAAGGCCATGCCT
- a CDS encoding A24 family peptidase: protein MLNMLLLLFFPAMMAYAACSDLLTMRISNKVSLLLIVGFFIMALLAGLTWPDIGMHAGVAAITLVVAFSFFAFGWIGGGDAKLAAATVLWIGPEHAMVYLVFAALYGGGLTLLFLFGRNYSLPAGLLRVGWLVRLHDKSEGVPYGIALAAAAMMVYPETAIFQIFAS from the coding sequence ATGTTGAACATGCTGCTATTGTTGTTTTTCCCCGCGATGATGGCCTATGCGGCGTGTTCGGATCTGCTGACCATGCGGATTTCCAACAAGGTTTCGCTATTATTGATCGTCGGGTTTTTCATCATGGCATTGCTCGCCGGGCTGACCTGGCCTGACATTGGCATGCACGCCGGCGTCGCCGCGATCACCCTTGTGGTTGCATTTTCGTTCTTTGCTTTCGGCTGGATCGGCGGCGGCGATGCAAAACTGGCGGCCGCAACTGTTCTATGGATCGGCCCCGAACATGCAATGGTCTATCTGGTTTTCGCCGCGCTTTATGGCGGTGGGCTGACGCTTCTGTTTCTCTTTGGCCGCAATTACAGCCTGCCCGCCGGCTTGCTGCGGGTCGGCTGGCTTGTGCGGCTGCATGACAAGTCCGAAGGTGTGCCCTATGGCATTGCGCTCGCCGCCGCCGCGATGATGGTTTACCCCGAGACGGCAATATTTCAGATATTCGCAAGCTGA
- a CDS encoding Flp family type IVb pilin: MMNIVTRFLKDESGATAIEYGLIAALIAVGIIAAAGTIGTQLKTTFETIGTKLTTANSAS; this comes from the coding sequence ATTATGAATATTGTGACACGGTTTTTGAAAGACGAGTCCGGTGCAACGGCTATTGAATACGGCCTCATTGCTGCCCTGATCGCTGTTGGTATCATTGCTGCTGCCGGTACCATCGGCACCCAGCTGAAGACCACTTTTGAAACCATCGGCACGAAGCTGACCACCGCAAACTCCGCTTCGTAA